From Magnolia sinica isolate HGM2019 chromosome 13, MsV1, whole genome shotgun sequence, one genomic window encodes:
- the LOC131223897 gene encoding receptor-like protein kinase FERONIA, with protein sequence MDKASENNLYCMSTLLCFCFFLHLISAATDNMPPPDYGSPKLILLNCGESSSQLSDGRSWTGDVGSKYAPSSQNTEISKASTQNSVPSVPYMTARIFHSQYTYTFPVTAGWKFIRLYFYPANYSSFNAANAIFSVSVDNYTLLRNFSSYITAEALKDDRLTREFSINTVDGFLNLTFNPSPNIPNAYAFVNGIEIVSMPNIFSRTATVILDEGLPSTRYQVRNDTALQTVIRLNVGGKDISGNQDSSSLFRTWSDDTPNIYGAASGVTSLWNLSKTFEYTDDVPSYTAPMEVYETARSMGPNPKVNQNYNLTWYFTVDAGFTYLVRLHFCEFRPYINKVNQLVFKIFIQNLTAETEADVFVWGGQTNGVPVYRDYAITIPSGPTLDLWVALTPNVLIGSEYFDSILNGIEIFKLNDTTGNLGGPNPVLHPQPQVRTNLSNKSRQSGNSTSVVVGGVVGAIAIVALFCIALAVFRRRLKRQKDSRPSDGPSLWQPISVQSNSHSAGSAKTNATGSHASSLPANLCRHFSFAEIKIATNDFDDTLLLGVGGFGKVYRGTIDGGSTKVAIKRGNPLSEQGMHEFQTEIEMLSKLRHRHLVSLIGYCEENCEMILVYDYMANGTLREHLYKTLKPPLPWRQRLEICIGAARGLYYLHTGAKHSIIHRDVKTTNILLDDKWVAKVSDFGLSKTGPTLDNTHVSTFVKGSFGYLDPEYFRRQQLSEKSDVYSFGVVLFEVLCARQVLNNLLPKEQVSLAEWALHCQKKGVLDQIIDPYLKGKIASECLKKFAETAEKCLADQGIDRPAMGDVLWNLEFALRLQESAEEVGGVQEDTENDEAPLAIPASGRRDWDMPSGNVPDSRNSGMSMSIGGRSLTSEESDGLTPSRVFSQIMNPKGR encoded by the coding sequence ATGGATAAGGCCAGCGAAAACAATCTCTATTGCATGTCTACTTTGCTCTGCTTCTGTTTCTTCCTTCATCTAATCTCAGCGGCTACCGATAATATGCCGCCCCCGGATTACGGATCTCCTAAACTAATCCTCCTGAACTGCGGGGAAAGTTCTTCTCAGCTATCTGATGGGCGCAGCTGGACAGGTGATGTCGGGTCAAAATACGCACCTTCCTCTCAAAACACAGAGATCTCCAAGGCCAGTACGCAGAACTCTGTGCCCTCTGTTCCTTACATGACCGCTCGTATATTTCATTCCCAGTACACCTACACCTTCCCTGTCACCGCCGGCTGGAAATTCATCCGCCTCTACTTCTACCCTGCAAATTACTCCAGTTTCAATGCGGCTAATGCCATCTTCTCCGTCAGCGTGGATAATTATACCCTCCTCCGCAACTTCAGCTCCTACATCACTGCAGAAGCCCTGAAAGATGATCGTCTCACAAGGGAATTCTCCATTAACACGGTAGACGGATTCTTAAATTTAACCTTCAACCCATCTCCAAATATCCCCAATGCCTATGCCTTCGTGAATGGGATTGAGATTGTCTCGATGCCTAATATCTTCTCTCGAACTGCCACAGTCATCCTTGATGAAGGGCTACCATCAACCAGGTACCAGGTTCGGAATGACACCGCCCTTCAGACAGTCATCCGGCTTAACGTAGGTGGAAAGGATATATCAGGCAACCAGGATTCCAGCTCTTTGTTCCGGACGTGGTCCGATGACACTCCAAACATTTATGGCGCTGCGTCTGGCGTCACGTCCTTATGGAATTTGAGCAAAACCTTTGAATACACAGACGATGTCCCATCCTACACTGCACCGATGGAAGTCTACGAAACTGCGCGGTCAATGGGTCCTAACCCAAAGGTTAACCAGAACTACAACCTTACGTGGTATTTTACGGTCGATGCGGGGTTCACATACCTGGTCAGGCTTCATTTCTGTGAGTTCCGCCCATACATAAATAAGGTGAATCAGCTGGTGTTTAAAATCTTCATCcaaaatctgacggctgaaacaGAGGCTGACGTGTTTGTTTGGGGTGGTCAGACCAACGGGGTCCCAGTCTATAGAGATTATGCCATTACTATTCCTTCAGGCCCCACACTAGATCTGTGGGTTGCACTCACTCCGAACGTACTAATCGGATCGGAGTATTTCGATTCAATCCTAAATGGCATCGAGATCTTTAAATTGAACGACACGACTGGCAATCTTGGAGGGCCTAATCCTGTGCTACATCCACAACCTCAAGTGCGTACCAATCTGTCTAACAAGTCACGGCAATCTGGGAATTCCACTTCAGTCGTTGTAGGAGGTGTGGTGGGTGCCATTGCTATTGTCGCTCTCTTCTGTATTGCCTTGGCTGTTTTCCGTCGTCGCTTGAAACGACAGAAGGATTCCCGCCCCAGTGATGGGCCATCCTTATGGCAACCAATTTCAGTGCAAAGCAATTCCCACTCTGCAGGTTCAGCGAAGACCAACGCCACTGGAAGCCACGCATCATCACTTCCTGCGAACCTTTGCCGGCACTTCTCATTTGCTGAGATCAAGATCGCTACTAATGACTTCGATGATACCCTCCTCCTTGGAGTGGGTGGGTTCGGCAAGGTCTACAGGGGCACCATCGATGGTGGGTCCACTAAGGTTGCGATCAAGCGCGGGAACCCTCTCTCAGAGCAGGGGATGCATGAGTTCCAGACCGAGATTGAGATGCTCTCAAAGCTCCGCCACCGCCACCTTGTATCTCTGATTGGCTACTGTGAGGAGAATTGTGAGATGATCCTCGTCTATGATTACATGGCCAACGGGACCCTCCGTGAACACCTCTACAAGACTCTAAAGCCTCCCCTCCCATGGAGGCAGAGGCTTGAGATCTGCATCGGTGCTGCCCGTGGCTTGTACTATCTCCACACCGGGGCCAAGCACAGCATCATCCATCGGGATGTCAAAACGACCAACATCCTCCTTGATGATAAGTGGGTCGCGAAGGTTTCAGATTTTGGGCTGTCAAAGACAGGACCCACATTGGATAACACCCACGTCAGCACTTTCGTCAAGGGCAGTTTCGGGTATCTTGATCCAGAGTACTTCCGCCGGCAGCAGTTGTCGGAGAAGTCTGATGTGTACTCATTCGGGGTCGTGCTGTTTGAAGTCCTGTGTGCGCGGCAGGTGCTGAACAATCTATTGCCAAAAGAGCAGGTTAGCTTGGCCGAGTGGGCCCTGCATTGCCAGAAGAAGGGTGTGCTCGATCAGATCATTGATCCATATCTGAAAGGGAAGATCGCGTCAGAGTGCTTGAAGAAATTTGCGGAGACAGCGGAGAAGTGTTTGGCTGACCAGGGGATCGACCGACCAGCAATGGGGGATGTTCTGTGGAATCTTGAATTTGCACTGCGGCTGCAGGAGAGTGCAGAGGAGGTCGGTGGGGTCCAAGAGGACACAGAAAATGATGAGGCCCCACTTGCAATCCCAGCCTCTGGGAGAAGAGACTGGGACATGCCTAGTGGGAATGTGCCTGATTCAAGGAACTCAGGGATGTCGATGAGCATAGGCGGACGGAGCCTCACAAGTGAGGAATCAGATGGGCTGACTCCGAGCCGTGTGTTCTCTCAGATCATGAACCCGAAAGGGCGGTGA